From Dioscorea cayenensis subsp. rotundata cultivar TDr96_F1 chromosome 13, TDr96_F1_v2_PseudoChromosome.rev07_lg8_w22 25.fasta, whole genome shotgun sequence, the proteins below share one genomic window:
- the LOC120274921 gene encoding scarecrow-like protein 3 has product MLLHHHHHHLSTNPMTSLKPEERGLHLIQLLLAGAAHVSSGNLSRADSCLHLISTMSSPSGDSMQRLSSILASSLATRLLRRRLPGLLSAVLPPRKPLKPLTFARTLPYIPFTHTATSRALLRAIAHERNVHVVDLSAAVHSLDLWAPFLHTISRLPHGPPHLKLTCVSGDHHVLESLGTALVKEADSLDVPFRFHAVHSVLSELDLDTLHVHAGEALFVVSLFKLHELLAGEVERMNGLLLNLQGMGPSVVVLAEQEAEHNSERVAERFVEGLHHYSALFDSVEAVAAMGTMGEEERREVEDMVGREIENVVACEGVERVERHEKTVKWIVRMERAGFRQGRFWGDAVEEGRRVVESWAGGGGFAVVVECGCLMICWHDKPLYSISAWHCL; this is encoded by the coding sequence ATgctcctccaccaccaccaccaccacctttcCACCAACCCCATGACCTCCCTCAAACCAGAAGAACGCGGCCTCCATCTCATCCAACTCCTCCTCGCCGGCGCCGCCCACGTCTCCTCCGGCAACCTCTCCCGCGCCGACTCCTGCCTCCACCTCATCTCCACCATGTCCTCCCCTTCCGGTGACTCCATGCAACGTCTCTCCTCCATTCTCGCTTCCTCCCTCGCCACCCGCCTCCTCCGCCGCCGCCTCCCTGGCCTCCTCTCCGCCGTCCTCCCTCCTCGCAAACCTCTCAAACCTCTCACCTTCGCTCGTACTCTCCCTTACATCCCCTTCACCCACACCGCCACCTCGCGCGCCCTCCTCCGTGCCATCGCCCACGAACGCAACGTCCATGTCGTCGACCTCAGCGCCGCCGTTCACTCACTTGATCTCTGGGCTCCATTTCTTCACACCATCTCTCGTCTCCCACATGGTCCTCCGCATTTGAAGCTCACTTGTGTCTCCGGCGACCATCATGTTCTTGAATCCTTAGGAACAGCACTCGTCAAAGAAGCCGACTCTCTCGACGTTCCATTCCGTTTCCATGCAGTGCACTCAGTGCTTTCTGAGCTTGATCTTGATACTCTCCATGTTCACGCTGGTGAAGCTCTGTTCGTAGTTTCACTCTTCAAACTCCATGAGTTGCTCGCCGGAGAGGTGGAAAGGATGAATGGACTGTTGTTAAATTTGCAAGGGATGGGACCGAGTGTGGTGGTGCTGGCGGAGCAGGAGGCTGAGCACAATTCGGAGAGAGTGGCCGAGAGGTTTGTCGAAGGTTTGCATCATTATAGTGCTTTGTTTGATTCGGTGGAGGCGGTGGCGGCGATGGGAACGATGGGGGAGGAGGAGAGGAGGGAGGTAGAGGACATGGTCGGAAGGGAGATAGAGAACGTTGTGGCTTGTGAAGGGGTGGAGAGGGTGGAAAGGCATGAGAAGACGGTGAAATGGATTGTGAGGATGGAACGAGCAGGGTTCCGGCAAGGGAGGTTTTGGGGGGACGCCGTCGAGGAGGGGAGGAGGGTGGTGGAATCATGGGCCGGTGGCGGTGGCTTCGCTGTGGTGGTGGAGTGTGGTTGTCTTATGATATGTTGGCATGATAAGCCACTCTACTCTATCTCTGCATGGCATTGTTTATGA
- the LOC120274877 gene encoding protein BIG GRAIN 1-like E: protein MSTKTTPSATPSSFMSTMARRRKDSDEIDVFEAARYFSGGTDGNVSVRSIVGGHGRMKEERLSWRPLRKSLDMPIGTMISQPPPKVEKQCINEKKNSKQPSSPGGRLASFLNSLFNQVASKVKVKSKSSSLSTKDNEENYGGRSRRSSISHSPSLTASTSTKVYKVINDEKKRLAPKFVMEKKEVLKNYGENDDGDSDSSSDLFELKNYELTDDHVSSGLPVYGATNMKVIKRDTTIAS from the coding sequence ATGTCCACAAAAACCACCCCCTCTGCTACTCCATCTTCATTCATGTCCACCATGGCTCGCCGCCGAAAAGACTCCGATGAGATTGATGTCTTTGAAGCTGCACGATACTTCTCCGGTGGCACGGACGGTAATGTGAGTGTTAGAAGTATTGTTGGTGGTCATGGGAGAATGAAAGAGGAGAGACTTTCATGGAGGCCATTGAGGAAGAGCTTGGACATGCCAATAGGTACCATGATCTCTCAACCTCCTCCAAAGGTTGAGAAACAATGCATTAATGAGAAGAAGAACAGTAAGCAACCAAGCTCACCTGGTGGCAGGCTTGCATCTTTCCTCAACTCATTATTCAATCAAGTTGCATCAAAGGTGAAGGTGAAGTCAAAGTCTTCTTCGTTGTCAACAAAGGATAATGAAGAGAATTATGGTGGGAGGAGTAGAAGAAGTAGCATCAGCCATTCTCCAAGCCTAACTGCCAGTACTTCAACAAAGGTTTACAAAGTTATCAATGATGAGAAGAAGCGCTTGGCCCCAAAGTTTGTAATGGAGAAAAAGGAAGTTTTGAAGAACTATGGAGAGAATGACGATGGGGATAGTGATTCAAGCTCTGATCTGTTTGAGTTGAAGAACTATGAGTTGACTGATGATCATGTCTCAAGTGGTTTACCTGTTTATGGTGCTACAAACATGAAGGTCATCAAAAGAGATACTACCATTGCTAGTTAG
- the LOC120274512 gene encoding uncharacterized protein LOC120274512 produces MDNITASEIAGFGVGTLLLCATIAAPKVDALISASQRSSLGMCRKCGDLRMIACSKCKGIGLIRKGGFSVSFINDFFDSLGDSNRTMPSIPCISCQSKGRIQCPNCSSSIQLK; encoded by the exons ATGGATAATATCACAGCTAGTGAAATAGCTGGATTTGGAGTTGGTACTCTTTTGCTCTGTGCCACCATTGCTGCCCCAAAAGTGGATGCCCTAATCTCAGCTTCTCAAAGGAG CTCTCTTGGTATGTGTAGAAAATGCGGTGACCTTAGAATGATAGCATGCTCAAAATGCAAAGGAATTGGCTTAATTAGGAAAGGAGGTTTCAGTGTGAGCTTCATCAATGATTTCTTCGATTCACTTGGAGATTCAAACAGGACAATGCCATCAATTCCATGCATCAGCTGCCAATCCAAAGGACGAATTCAATGTCCTAATTGCTCCTCTTCCATTCAACTTAAATGA